Within the bacterium genome, the region CATACAGAAAATAAAGCAGCGGGATAACAAAAAGAGTGAGCATCAAGGCGCCTATCTGATTTATAAGACGGGTCAATTACCTTCTACAAAAAAGGAAGTATAACAATAGAGCTGATGCACAGCATTTTCACAGGTGCCTTCAGCCATTTTGTTGGGCATCTTTTATTCTGTATGCTCGCCACTTTGAGCTATCGTGACAGCAAATTGTCCAAATCTCTTTTATTCGTTTAATGAATCCCTTAGGGAGAGGCACACGTGCTTTTGGATTGTGGATAATCATTGATTCCTCAAACAAATTGAAGGCCAAAGAAAAAAATGAACAGTCGGAATACAGCACCGCTGAAATCAAACTATTGTCCTCAGATAGAAAAAACTTTGTGTCGATATCCGGTCCATTGACTTTCGGAATGCTCCCACAAGATTCGACACCTTCACCGACAACTCCTTTACCTTGGTCAACTATTACATAAGGGTTCCCTAAACCATGCGTTGCTCTCATGATTGTCGGCGGCCACAAGGTAGCCCTCGGACTGAGCTTCGATGAGCTAACAGCGATAATACAGACGTCGTTCGCTGACACTATTCCTTTTTCGAGATACTGCGTATACTTTTGCTTTTTATCCTCGAGTGCACTGCGGATACGTAAAACAATTTGTGCTACAGGAACTTTCCGAGCTATGGAAGCCCCACAAACTATCGGCGGAACCGAATTAGGCTTATGCTCATCTCCATGTCCGGGACAAATGGCTTCAATGAAAACCCTCTTCCTGTCTTTTTCGACGACAAAATCTGGTCCATAATCGGTGCTCTTTGGCTCATACCCTTCAAACTTCAACATCTTTGCCATCATCATTTCCCATAATCGTGCGTTTGTGTCTCGGTCGAGTTCCTGCTCGAAATGGGAATCTTCTAATCCATCAATAGATGAAAAAAGCTCAACAATTCTTTTACGGAGCGGAAAGAACTCTGAATCTTTAGGTAACCCTTTGAGGAAAATGCTATTCGGATATTTTTCAAAGATATTCATTATCCCATATTGCCCAACATCAAAACTCACCTATTGCTATGGAATGCAACTAAATAGCGGTCAGGTGAAGCGCATTGTTATGAGTTTTTTTTAGTCTCAATCTTTTCTTTGCATTCTAGGACATCTTTATTTAGTGTTTCTTGTAAATAATCTGAAAGATTGTTTATAAATTTTTTTGCATTTTGAAAATCATAAATTGCTGATCTATATTTCTTTAATGATTTATAAGCGCAACCTCTTAGGTAATAGGCATCTGCATTTTCTGACTCTGAAGAAATTATATTTGTTAATTGTTCGATTTCGCTGTTAGCTTCAGCTTTTTGAAGATTTTCTTTGATTTTTTTTAATGAGCATATGTTTCCTGCGACGACTAGACCACTTGAAATAAAAACAAATAGAAAAAGATGAAGGACATATTCAATATTGTTTATATTTAAGAATAACAAAATAATTATTATGACATAGGAAGCAAGTAAACAGTAATTCAAGGAATTTTCTGCTCCCTCTACTACTTTATTGGTCGGTATTGTAGGTTGTTTTAATTTTATATCTTTTGTCATTATTAGTTCATTTTTTTATGCTTAACATGTATTATACGGACTAAATAATAATCTGACAAATATTGCCAACTTATCCTATTCTACTCTTTCTCTGTCAAAAAACTAATAAAAATAGAACCGTCTGCTTTTCCCAATCAATTTTTTACTCACTTACTTTCAGCTTACTCCATCCCAGGAGGCGATTTTCTCCAAGGATATCCTTGCAAAGTCTCTTCAAAACCCAAATCAAAAAGCGCCTGCATTTCAACAGGGTCAAAAAGCTCTTTTGCTTTAGATACATGGGTTACCGGGATAGAGGCAAGATTAAAATCACCGTTCCTTGCTCTTGTAAAAACATATAAGTAAATGATGTCGCCTACGCTTTGGGTATTGAGCATCGTTTCAATGGTGCGTTCCGCTATAGCAGGTATTTTATCCGGAATCTCTTCCCAAACAGCATCTGTATAACCATTTCTAATAACATAAATTTTGTACTGTATCTTATAAATATCTACTCCTTTTTCTTCGGCGGCTTTCTCAATACCCTGGATAACATCATAAAGAAAAAACACCTGCTTTATTACCCCGCCGTCAACATGCATCTCATCATACTTTTCGTCATTAGCCTCCGCCTCTAAATAAACTGGAGGGAGTGCAATTGGAATGGACGCTGACGCTAATATGACTTTGCGAAACAACTTTAAAGCATTACCACCGCCTATGGACGCAATTTTGCCCATATCCCAAATAACAAGCTGTTGCGCATCCAAATTAGTAGTTCCCACATAAAGCCTGCGGCCTTTGTTATATTCAATAGTTATCTCTTTTAGTAATTCTGTATCAAAGTATCGTTCAATAAGATATTCCAAAGGCTTGGTGCTGGCAAAGGCATTACGAGATGGATGTATCCGTAAAATATCCTTTGTTGAATACTTAGTATATAATTCCTTTAATGTATCGTCATGCCCGCTTCCTAAAAAGGCAAGCGGCGCAATTATCGCTCCGGTACTTATTCCAGTAACAACCTTAAAAACCGGCCGTGTCCCGGACTGTGACCATCCGTTAAGTAATCCTGCGCCATAAGCACCGTTGGCAGCTCCACCCGAAAGAGCAAGTAGGTAATAAGTCTGTTTAGTTTTAAAATTAAAGAAAGAAGGTTCCCTTTTTTCTTCTTGTTCCAACAACTTAACAAAATCTTTCTTAAAAAAATCATTTGGGCTTCCACTGAACGCCCTGATGTCTTGCATGCCGAAAACTCGGACATCATTTAATAAATTTTCTGGGACAGCGTGACGCACTCTTGCGCAGCCGGAAATAAACAAGGGAATAAACAAAATGATTATACTAAACAAACATGATCGCTTTTTTATCTTTAGGCACATATACATTAAACTCTCCTATTGTAGCAGGGCTAACCTTTCTTAAATAGTGTGAACTTGTTGCTTTTGTGTTCAGATTTAAGTGAATTTTTTTCACCACAAACAAAATACGGACAGCTAAAGTATTTTTTCTTGTCATTACACCAATCCTCTCTCCCTTTTTTATCTAAATGGATACCTTTTCCAAGAATCTTACACATATAGAAAACTTTTCCGGACCGATTAGACTTCTTAAGATATGGACAACTCATAATTTATCAAGGACAACTAACATAATCTTTTTCAAACTCTCCAGTCTTTGGCCACATATAATACCTAATGGTATTCAACAAGCCCATTTTAATAATTCTACGTCCTGAAGTAACCGCATGTAAATTGCATAAATAACGAATTTTATGAATTTTTCTCAAGATAGAGGAAAATTCTGTATCTTCAAGAAAATATACAGGGAACCCTCCCACTTCTTCAAAGATTTCCTTTCTTATGGCAATTCCACAGCAGCCAGGAAGAGTAGGCTGTCCAATTTTGTCTTTTATTACGAAGTAGAAGTTGGCAACAACTTCAGAAAAGAGCAACTTGGGTTCTCTTTCTTTAAATCTGAACCAACCGCAAAAGGCAGATAAGTCTTTATTACTTGCAAATACTTTATATGCTTTTTGTAGGTATCCTTGAGGCAAAATAGTATCTGCATCAACAAAAAGTAAGTATTTACCTTTTGCGGATTTAGCGCCATAATTACGCACTGCTCCTACAGCTTTGGATAGACTGTGAACTACAAGATTTGTATATCTTCTTGCTATCTTTAGTGAATTGTCTTTACTCCCGGCATCACTAACTATTACTTCGTAATCGAAACTTACATTTTGACTGCAGATAGACATAAGGGCATCCTCAAGATATTTTTCTTCATTAAAAACTGGAATAATTATACTCAGTTCCATTTAGCTTGTTTGAAATTTCCTAAGGACTTCTTTCTTAAAGAATTTTATCGAATCATTATCCTTGGTAGAAGATAGATAAAAAGGCTCAGAAAATTCCACTTTAATCTTACTCCATCCTATTTTTTTATTAGATGCGGGAAGAACTTTTTCAACTCCTTCTATCATCGCAAGAATAACGGGCACTTCTGCCTTTGTTGCAGCAAAAAATGCTCCTTTATAAAAAGTTTTCTTGTTTATCCCACCTTGAGGAAAAATCACTACAATTTCTCCTCCTTTTAATAGCCCTATTATCCTCCGTAATCCACTTATAGACGATTTATCCTGCACAGGAATTGAACCAATCCACCTCGGGATAAGAGAATAGAAGGGATGATGAAACATAAATTCGGCAGAAGTGAATCTCGGTGGTCGCGGAAGAGCACAGGCAAGGATAGGCCCATCCAAAAAAGACTTATGTTCTGCAATTACTACCATACCTTCTTCTGAAAGATTTTTTAAGCCTTTTATTCTCATTAAAAATAGTATCTTAAAAAGAACCTTCCCAATTTTCGTCGCATATTTGTAAGAATCTCTTAAACTACGCATAGATAGTAATTTTTTTGCTTTTTCTATTTTCTATCAAATCTTGGAGCTGACATCTCCCTTCAAATATTCTCTATTCCATACTATCTCAGATAACTTCCGATACTTTCTGTTATAATCAGATAGCTGATTATTTTCAATAAAAGCACGTTTTGTCAGTCTTCAGATATAGACAAGGCATAATCTCTCTTTTTTGATTCGACTTTCTTACCTTTTAGCTTCTCTGTTAAAGGATACTGCTTTCTTTTCATCTCTTCATATTTCTTTCTCATTCATCTCCAATCACTCTTCTACTTACTTCTTTTCTTGTTCGATGAGCGATATCGTCTAAGATGCTGTAAACTGTAGGAACAATTATTAGAGTTAAGAAAGTAGAAACTACCAGCCCTCCAATAACTGCTAAAGCCATAGGAGCTCTCAACTCTGAGCCTTCTGAGTTGCTTATAGCCATAGGAAGCATTCCAAATGTAGCCGTAGCTGCCGTTAATAAAACTGCTCTTAATTTAGTTACTCCCCCCTGAATAAGCGCGTCATTTTTACTCATACCCTTAGATCTAAGCTGATTAACGTAATCCACAAGGACTATCCCATTATTAACTACAATACCGGTAAGAATAATGACGCCGAGAAGAGAAACCATAGAAAGACTATTGCCGGTTAATAACAGTATCAAAATTACACCAGTTATTCCAAATGGAACGGTAAACATCACTGTAAAGGGATGTACCAACGATTCAAACTGGGCAGCCATAATCATATATACCAATAATATTGCTAAAATAAATACAGTGCCTAAGGCAACAAATGTCTCACGCATTCGTTTTGCCTCCCCGCCATATTCTACGAAATACTCTGAGGGCAAATTTGTCTCTTTTATCTTGGCTTTTATATCATTTAATATGCTTCCTAAATCCCTATCAGAGAAGTTAGCGGTAATAGATGTTTTCCTCTTTTGATTTTCCCGGTAAAGCTTAACAGGGCCTTTCCCTTCCATAATCTTTGCAACATCCTCTAAATGATGTTGAGAACCAAGACTTGAAAAAATAACCGCGCGTTTTACATCATCAAAGGTTTGACTATCTTCGTCTCGATATTGTACTCGCAGGTCAAATTCATCACCAGCTGTCCGGTAGCGGGTAGCAACCTGACCTTCAAAGTTAGCCCGCATAACAGAAGCTATCTGACCAACATTTAATCCTAATTGAGATGCTTTATCTCTATCTATCACGAACCGTAACTCTGGCTTGCCGCTTCGAAGAGTTGTATCTATATCATAAAGACCTTGTATCGGCTTTATTTTGGTCACGATCTCATTTGCTATCTGCTCTAATTTAACCAAATCCTTGCCAAATATTTTTATCTCAATAGGAATCTGTCCCGTGCCTCCTGAGGTAATAAATCTGGCCAGATCAAGAAACTCGATTTTGGTTCCTTCAATTTGAGGAAATTGCTTACGAATAGCATTTTGTATTTGCATACTTGAACGCTTTCGTTTGCTCTTATCCACTAAATGAGCAAATATCATTGCCTCATTTACGCCGGTATTACCTATCCCACTGCCACTAAAGGCAATATCCACCTTTGACCCTTCCATTAACCCGGTAAAAGTTCCTAAAACATCTGCTTCTTTCTGCCGCATCATAATATCTTCTACTTGTTTAACCACCCGGTCGGTTTCATCCAAACTTGTGCCAACAGGTGTCTTAACTTTAACTATAACTAACCCGGGGTCAATTACCGGCATAAATTCTTTACCCACAAAAGGCAAAAAACACATACTCAGAGCAAATATCACTACGGCTGCTACAGAAACCTTAACACGGTGGCGAAGAGCAATGACAAGAGTTTTCTTATACCAATCTTTTAAGAAATTGAATCCTCTTTCACCAAAATCCTTTTCGTAATCTTTTTTTGATTTCTCCTTTTTAAATATCTTAGAGGCCATCATCGGGATTAAAGTAAGGGCGGTAAATAAAGAACCGATAAGCGCAAAGGTAACAGTGAGAGCCAATCCCTGGGAAAGTTTTCCCGCGATGCCCGTGGCATAGATTAAAGGTAAAAAGACAGCGATAGTAGTAAGAGTAGAGGCAGTAATAGCCGTACCCACTTCACTTGTGCCTACAATGGCTGCTTGCCTTTTATTCTTACCTTCCTCTAAATGCCGGAAGATATTTTCAATAACGATAATGGCATTAGAAACAAGCATACCTACCCCCAAGGCAAGACCGCTCATCGTCATTATATTCAGGCTAAAACCCGCGAAATAGACAGCGATAAAGGTAGCCAAAATCGATAACGGAATAGATAAAGCAATGGCAAAAGTCGGCCGCCAATTACGCAAAAATAAAAAAAGAATTATAACCGCTAAAAGTCCACCCCAGATAGCATCACTGGCAGTAGTAGAAATCATCAGTTGAGTAATCCTCCCTTGATCCAAGGCAGTATATATCTTAATATCAGCGGGAAGATCTTTTCTTACCTCTTTTAATTTTTCCTTTATGCCGTTTGCTACCTCCAAGTCATTTGCTCCCGATTCCTTAGTAACGGCTAATATAAGGCCGTTCTTTTTATTGGTGCGGCTATAGTTTCGGACCTCAGTATGGGTATCATAGACTTCGGCAAAATCCTTTAGATATACCGGCTTCTGCTCTCTGACAGTAATTACTGTATTTCTTATCTGGTCTAAATTTTCAAATTCTCCCAGTGTGCGCAAAAGATACTCTGTATAACCCCTGGTAATATGTCCACCGGAAAGATCGAGATTCTCATATCTCAAAGTAGATATTACCCGCAGAATAGGAATATTAAGCGCTTCAAGTTTTTCTTTATCAATCCTTACCTGAATCTCCCTTTCCCGCCCACCCATAATCATACAAGTGGCAACACCATCAACCATCTCAAGGCGGTCTTTTATCTGGTCTTTAACTAATGTTCTTAAATCTCTTAAATCTCTTTCTCCGGTAATTCCCAAAGCGAGAATGGGAATAATCGACGGGTCAAACTTGATAACAATAGGTTTATCTATGCCTTCAGGGAGAAAGTCTTCAACTACTCCAATGGCATCGCGCATATCCTGGGCAGCAAAATCAACATTAGTGCCCCACTCAAACTCCACCATTATAATAGAGATTTCTTCCTGGGAGACAGAATCTACTGTCTTGACATTCTTAACTTTGCTTACTGCTGCTTCAATGGGCTTTGTAACAAGAGTCTCTATATCTTCTGAGGCAGCGCCTTCATAAGTGGTAATAACCGAGGCTGTAGGATAGGTCAAATCAGGCATAACCTCTACAGTTAACTTGGATAAAGATATTATCCCCAAGACGACAATAATACCAATTAACATCAAAACCGTAATAGAACGATTTACAGAAAATTCAGGCAGATTCATTGGACATTTCCCTTAGTTTCTATAAGGACATTTGCGCCGTCCTTAAGGCCATAATTTCCCTCTATAATTATATCTTCGCCAACACTTAGCCCTTCTATAATCTCTACAAAATCTTTTTGATATATTCCCGTTTCTACTTTCTTCTTGTGAGCAACAGAACTATTAACAATAAAAACAAATTTGCGGCTATTTTCGCTAAGGACTGCCTTAATGGGTACAATAAGAGAATTTTCTTTTTTCTCTAATATAATATTCACCCTGGCAAACATTCCCGGCTTAAGCCGATAGTCTTTATTGAGAACCTTTACTTCCACTTCTGATGTCCGAGTGGCAAGGTCAACCATAGGGGCAATCCTTGTAATCTTGCCAAGAAAAACCTCGTCGGGATATGCATCTACCCTAACTTTTGCCTCAGCGCTTTCTTTTAATTTGCCTAAATATTTTTCAGAGACGTTTACCAACACCTTTACTGTATCAATATTAGCTACCATAATTACCGGAACTCTCATCATCGGACTTACACTCGGCTCGACTTGAGAACCTTCATCTAAAAATTTCTTTATTACCGTTCCGTCAATTGGTGATTTAATCAATGCCTTCTCGTATTTCATACCTTCTATATCCCTATCAATCAATACCAGAACATCATCTTTTTTTACTTTATCTCCTTCCTTAATAAGAAAGCTATCGATCTTTCCCGGAATCTTACTCATCAAGGTCACCATTTCCTGGCCGGCAATATTGCCTACGCAAGATATTTGAGCTTCGATTTCACCTTTTATAACCTGAGCTACTTTAACAGTGGAAATTCTCGCCTCTGTTTGACGCCCATCATTATTACTTTTTATGCTCCCGATAATCCTAAAGCTACCAAGTAGCACTAAGAAAGCTATCAATATCAAAATTACAGGTTTCTTCATAATTATTCGCCTCCTAATTTTTCTGCCTTCGCCAAAGCTTGCTCTTTCGCCAAAGCTTTGGAGGATAGGTCAGCAGGCAGGCCTATTGCTTTTTCTAACCTTGCCTGACTCAAAATACAATTATATATTGCTTCAAGATGATTTGTCTGGCTTTCAGTTAAAGCCAATTGAGTAGCCAATACTTCTACATTATCTACCCGGCCGTTTCTGTATCCGATTCGTGTACTGTTCAGACTTTCTTTGGCCTGGATTACTGCTTTCTCTGATACCTTGATCCTCTTTTTAGCCTCTTCTAAATTCAATAGAGCCCTTTTCACCTCTAAAGCAATCCCATCCCTAAGCTGAGTTTCAAGGTGCCCTAATTCTCTTAAAGCGGCTTTTGCCTGGCCTACCTGTGCTTTAGTCTCACCCCAATTCCAGATGTTTACACTAGCGTTTACTCCCACCATCCAATCTTCTTTCCATTTTATAATAGGCTCATCGCCTTTGTGATATTTATAGTTTCCGAAAAGCCCCACTTGGGGCCAATAATTACTTTGAGCTATTCCAATACCAGCCTTTGCCATCTCAATGTTGTGTCTCATTTTATAGATTTCAGGCCGGTGCTCCTGAGCCTCTTTAAGTAATTGCTCTAGACTATAGTCCTGTTCTATAACCCTTAATATATCAACTACTTCTATTGACGAATTTAGATTTCTGCCCAATATGGTATTAAATAAAGATTTTGCTAACTCAACACCATTTTCGGCTTTGATGAGTGCCTGCTCTACATTTGCCAATTGCACTTCGGTCCTCAAAAGGTCTATATTTGGAACAGTGCCGGCATTATAGAGACCTCTTACGGTCTCAAGATGAGCCTTCATCTGCTCTACTGCATCCTGACAGACCTTCTTATACTTCTGGGCTACTAATATCCCAAAATAGGCCTCCTTAACCTGTAAAATTAGATTTTGCCTTACCTCTTCATAATTATATTTTGTAGCTTCTAAATTGTTTCTTGCCTGCTTATTTAAGGAAAGAATTTTCCCTCCCGTAAAGAGTGGCTGCTGAACTACAGCCTGGGCATTATACATATCGTCGTCACCAACTTCTATTGATAGGGCATCGGGTGTAAAAACGCCTGCTTCCAAATCCAAACTCGGCGATTCGTTTAAATGGGTATAGGAAGATTCTACTTTCAGCTTAGGCAGAAATAAGGTTTTTGTCTCCCAGCTTTTTTCTTTGGCGCCGGTTATTTTTTCCGAAGCAGCTTTTAACCCGTGATTATTCTCTAATGCTATATCGATACTTTTTTCTAAAGTGAGGAATTTAGGCATATCCTTATCTTGCTTTTGGTATTCTTGAGCAAAAGAATTTGCAGTCAAAAACATAAAAGAAATTAGAGCAGAAATTACCATATATTTTATTCCAAATAAATTCATCATTATATCTTCCTCATTTTTCTTTATTCACGTTAGAGCCTTGGAGTAGAAACTATGCCTTCAAAGTAAATCTTTAGGATTATGGGTGCCCTTTCCGAAAGGGGATACTTCTTGCCTTCAACCTGCCACATATAGATTAACCCGTTGAGCATATTACTCAAGACACCGATTGCACCCTTAATGTCTAACTTTTTAATCTGACCCGATATTTGCCCTTCCCGAAAAATCTCCTCCATCTTGCCAATATAGGTATAGTAATGCTGAAAATATCTCTTATACATTCTTTCCTGAAGCTCAATTGGCGAACGAAGCAGAATTCCAATCATCTCCGGATTACTCTCAAAAAATCTTAAATAAGCTCTTACTGCATTTTCTATTTGCCCTAAAGGACTCTTCCCTTTTCCAATCTCCCTTAGCACTGAGTCCTTTAAATTGTCGAGCCCCCTCTCGACTGCGGAGAGGAAAAGGTTCTGCTTACTTTCAAAATACTGGTATATTGTCCCCTTTCCTATCTTTGCCAGATGTGCTACCTTCTCCATAAGGGTCTTGGAGAATCCCTTTTTAGAAAAAACATTAGTGGCTGCATCCAATATCTGCTTCTTTCTTCTGTCTATAAGCCCTTCTTTTTTACTATACATCCCAAACTTCCATTTCCTTGTCCTCCCAATTTAGTTGACCGACCAGTCAGTCATAATATACACTATAATAAAAATCGTGTCAATAGGTTGTTGGATTAAAACTCCCCAATTTTTCTATGTTCCTTTCGCATGCTGCAAAAATTTTTGAGGAAACTTTTCTAAAAGTGGAAAAGAAAATACTAAAAGGACAGCAGGAAGGAAAGCCAGAATGTTATTTTTTTAACCTGACTTGCGTTGTCTTCTTTTTTCATACAGAAAATAAAGCAGCGGGATAACAAAAAGAGTGAGCATCAAGGCGCTGAATGCTCCCGATATAACTGTAACACCCATAGGCGATTTAAAAGCAGTAGCTTTGCCAACACCAAAAGCAAGGGGGATCATTGCGGTAATCGTAGTAAAGGTCGTCATAAGACACGGCCTTAATCTTACGGAACTTGCTTCCACAATGGCATCAAGCGGTTTCTTACCCTGCTCAATAAGCGTCTTTGCGAAATTAATAATAAGGATGCCATTGTTCACACCTATACCGGTTAGAATCATAACTCCAAGAAGACTAAACATATTAATGGTCTTGCCAAAAATAAAAAGACCGAAAAGTATTCCAATCATTGCCAATGGTAAAGCTGAGATTATAATGAACGGTTCGAACCAACTTTCGAATTGGGCTGCCATTACCAAATAAACGAGAATAATGGCGATAAGTATGGCAGTTCCTATATCGCGAAAAGCCTCCTGCATCATCTTTATATTTCCACCCGTATTTAAATTGACCTCACGAGGAACATTTATTTCTGTCAGTTTTCTCATAAATTCATTTGCTACAGTTCCCACAGGTTTATTGGTATTAGCGGTGAGAGTAATGCTTGGTTGACGATTATATCTTTGTCTTTGAGTAGGACCTGATGTTTCCTGTATGTCGGAAATTTGTTTTAATAAAAATATGTCGTTCATTCTGTTGGATAAAGGAATATTCTCTAAAACCTGTCTTTGTTTTTTCAATTTTTCGGGTATAGTGACGCGTATATCATATTCGTTTTCACCCTCGCGAAACGTTGTAGGCACAATACCTTCCAAAGCCGCGCGCACATTTAACGCCACAGAATTAACATCCATATCAACATCTGCTAATTTTGCGCGATTGATTGTAAAATTTATTTCGGGTTTTCCGGGATGATAAGAATAATCCGCATCCAAAATACCGGGCGTATTTTGTAAAACTTTTAGAATGTCCTTTGCCGCGCTTGTAACAATTTCATGGTCTGGTCCGGTAACATAATATGTAATTGGCGCGCCGCCGCCGCCAACACTTGAGCTTATTTCTTGAACATTAATAGTGGCTCCCGGCAAAGACGCAAGAAAATGTTTTGTATCCTTTAACAATTCTACCGCCGAGAGGCTTCTATCATCTTTCCAATTGATTACTATTTGCGCATATTCGGGTCCCTGAGAGCCGACACTAACCTCTCCGCCTGAAACTGCGCCGATAGTGGTAAAAGTGCTGTCCAGTTCCGGAATTGTTCTCAACTTTTCTTAAATTTGCTTTACCATAGATTGTGTTTTTTCTAAATTTGTCCCGGCCGGCATTCTTATCGTTATGGAAGAAACGCCTTGGTCCGTTTGGGTGGCAAATTCCGACCCGATCATAGGAAGAAGCGCAATACTTGCAATTAGGAGTCCAATAACGATTCCAAAAACTAATTTAGGCCGTTTTAATACAATGGGCAAAAAATCTTTATATTTGGCTTTTAAAAGTAAAAACCCCTTTTCCCACTGTCTTGATAACCAAGTTTCTCTGGTAACATGTAAAAATTTGCTTGATAACATGGGAATTAATGTAAATCCGACACAAAAAGCAATGATTGTGGCAAAAATTTGCACCAGACCGAATTCTTTGAAGAACTGCCCCATCAGTCCCGCCATAAACACAATAGGCAAAAAGACCACAATATTGGTGCAAATAGAAGCAATCACAGCAGGGGCAACCTCCATAGTAGCTTCTTCAGCCGCCTGTTTTAAATTTTTACCCAATTCTTTCGTATGCCTGTGAATATTTTCCAGAATAACTATGGAACTATCGATAAGAACTCCTACGCATAAAGCTAAACTTGTAAGTGTAAGAATATTAAAACTAAAACCCGTCATATACATAAAAAACATAGTCCCTATAAGCGAGACCGGTATTGTTATGCTGACAATCAATGTGCTTCCTACTCCGTGCAAGAATAAAAACAGAACAATACCCGTAATAATAACCCCTAAAAACAAATTGCTCCTGACATCCGCAACAGCGTTTCTTATAAATAAAGAATCGTCAACGACCACTTTTAATTCATAACCCTCCGGCAAAACTTCATTAAGTCGAGCAATTTCCGACCTTACATTATCCACAACTTCAATTGTATTTGAATCCGGTTGTTTCTGGATAGTCAATGAAACTGCGTCTTTTCCGTCTATCCTTGCAGTATCTCTGACTTCAGCATAGGTATCTTTTACTTCGGCTAAACTTGAAAGATTCACTTTTCTCGTCTGTCTGGTTCTCTGGTCCATCAAAGGGATTTCAAGAGAACTTATCTGCGATATATCAGTAAATTCGGCATCTGTTCTGCCGGATATTTCTAAATCCCCGCTGGAAAAATGACCTGCGGGCAAATTTACGTTTTCAGATTTCAACCTATTAGATATATCAAGTAAAGTTATCCCATAAAATTTGAGTTTATCCGGCACCGCTTCCACTCTTATTTCCCGCCTTAATCCGCCTACGATGTCAATATTGCCGACCCCCTTGACCGTTTGAAGAATTGGTTTTATGTTATCTTTTGCCTGCTGATAAACACTTTGCAAATCAGGGCCTGAAAAAGCTATATAAAGAATAGGGCTTGCGTTAATGTCGAGTTTAAGAATTTCGGGTTCTT harbors:
- a CDS encoding tetratricopeptide repeat protein — encoded protein: MTKDIKLKQPTIPTNKVVEGAENSLNYCLLASYVIIIILLFLNINNIEYVLHLFLFVFISSGLVVAGNICSLKKIKENLQKAEANSEIEQLTNIISSESENADAYYLRGCAYKSLKKYRSAIYDFQNAKKFINNLSDYLQETLNKDVLECKEKIETKKNS
- a CDS encoding patatin-like phospholipase family protein is translated as MFIPLFISGCARVRHAVPENLLNDVRVFGMQDIRAFSGSPNDFFKKDFVKLLEQEEKREPSFFNFKTKQTYYLLALSGGAANGAYGAGLLNGWSQSGTRPVFKVVTGISTGAIIAPLAFLGSGHDDTLKELYTKYSTKDILRIHPSRNAFASTKPLEYLIERYFDTELLKEITIEYNKGRRLYVGTTNLDAQQLVIWDMGKIASIGGGNALKLFRKVILASASIPIALPPVYLEAEANDEKYDEMHVDGGVIKQVFFLYDVIQGIEKAAEEKGVDIYKIQYKIYVIRNGYTDAVWEEIPDKIPAIAERTIETMLNTQSVGDIIYLYVFTRARNGDFNLASIPVTHVSKAKELFDPVEMQALFDLGFEETLQGYPWRKSPPGME
- a CDS encoding glycosyltransferase codes for the protein MELSIIIPVFNEEKYLEDALMSICSQNVSFDYEVIVSDAGSKDNSLKIARRYTNLVVHSLSKAVGAVRNYGAKSAKGKYLLFVDADTILPQGYLQKAYKVFASNKDLSAFCGWFRFKEREPKLLFSEVVANFYFVIKDKIGQPTLPGCCGIAIRKEIFEEVGGFPVYFLEDTEFSSILRKIHKIRYLCNLHAVTSGRRIIKMGLLNTIRYYMWPKTGEFEKDYVSCP
- a CDS encoding 1-acyl-sn-glycerol-3-phosphate acyltransferase, translated to MRSLRDSYKYATKIGKVLFKILFLMRIKGLKNLSEEGMVVIAEHKSFLDGPILACALPRPPRFTSAEFMFHHPFYSLIPRWIGSIPVQDKSSISGLRRIIGLLKGGEIVVIFPQGGINKKTFYKGAFFAATKAEVPVILAMIEGVEKVLPASNKKIGWSKIKVEFSEPFYLSSTKDNDSIKFFKKEVLRKFQTS
- a CDS encoding efflux RND transporter permease subunit; the encoded protein is MNLPEFSVNRSITVLMLIGIIVVLGIISLSKLTVEVMPDLTYPTASVITTYEGAASEDIETLVTKPIEAAVSKVKNVKTVDSVSQEEISIIMVEFEWGTNVDFAAQDMRDAIGVVEDFLPEGIDKPIVIKFDPSIIPILALGITGERDLRDLRTLVKDQIKDRLEMVDGVATCMIMGGREREIQVRIDKEKLEALNIPILRVISTLRYENLDLSGGHITRGYTEYLLRTLGEFENLDQIRNTVITVREQKPVYLKDFAEVYDTHTEVRNYSRTNKKNGLILAVTKESGANDLEVANGIKEKLKEVRKDLPADIKIYTALDQGRITQLMISTTASDAIWGGLLAVIILFLFLRNWRPTFAIALSIPLSILATFIAVYFAGFSLNIMTMSGLALGVGMLVSNAIIVIENIFRHLEEGKNKRQAAIVGTSEVGTAITASTLTTIAVFLPLIYATGIAGKLSQGLALTVTFALIGSLFTALTLIPMMASKIFKKEKSKKDYEKDFGERGFNFLKDWYKKTLVIALRHRVKVSVAAVVIFALSMCFLPFVGKEFMPVIDPGLVIVKVKTPVGTSLDETDRVVKQVEDIMMRQKEADVLGTFTGLMEGSKVDIAFSGSGIGNTGVNEAMIFAHLVDKSKRKRSSMQIQNAIRKQFPQIEGTKIEFLDLARFITSGGTGQIPIEIKIFGKDLVKLEQIANEIVTKIKPIQGLYDIDTTLRSGKPELRFVIDRDKASQLGLNVGQIASVMRANFEGQVATRYRTAGDEFDLRVQYRDEDSQTFDDVKRAVIFSSLGSQHHLEDVAKIMEGKGPVKLYRENQKRKTSITANFSDRDLGSILNDIKAKIKETNLPSEYFVEYGGEAKRMRETFVALGTVFILAILLVYMIMAAQFESLVHPFTVMFTVPFGITGVILILLLTGNSLSMVSLLGVIILTGIVVNNGIVLVDYVNQLRSKGMSKNDALIQGGVTKLRAVLLTAATATFGMLPMAISNSEGSELRAPMALAVIGGLVVSTFLTLIIVPTVYSILDDIAHRTRKEVSRRVIGDE